A part of Kineococcus rhizosphaerae genomic DNA contains:
- a CDS encoding carbohydrate ABC transporter permease produces MSQVETRSAGDLSVSRPAKRRARGSDKARAEARLGWYLAGPAFVILVAVTGYPILQALYESLFSYRLTAPGDREFVGLKNYGVILTDSLWWKALGNTAMITVVTVAVELVIGFALAMVMHKVLGWLRPIVRTAILVPYAVITVVSAYAWQYAFGLTTGFMNVVLGLDDFDVFANKWSALAVICLSEIWKTTPFISLLLLAGLAQVPSDMTEAAKVDGATAWERLWKVTLPNMKASIMVALLFRALDAFRIFDNVYIMTKGAAGTETVSSLAYNQTISRLEIGLGSAVSVLLFVCVLAICFIAIKVFKVDLARARGEG; encoded by the coding sequence GTGAGCCAGGTCGAGACGCGGTCGGCGGGGGACCTGTCGGTCTCCCGGCCGGCGAAGAGACGGGCGCGGGGTTCGGACAAGGCCCGGGCCGAGGCGCGCCTCGGCTGGTACCTCGCCGGCCCGGCGTTCGTCATCCTCGTGGCCGTCACGGGCTACCCGATCCTGCAGGCGCTGTACGAGTCGCTGTTCAGCTACCGGCTCACGGCCCCGGGCGACCGGGAGTTCGTCGGCCTGAAGAACTACGGCGTGATCCTCACGGACAGCCTGTGGTGGAAGGCCCTGGGCAACACCGCGATGATCACGGTGGTCACCGTCGCCGTGGAGCTCGTCATCGGCTTCGCGCTGGCCATGGTCATGCACAAGGTGCTCGGCTGGCTGCGGCCGATCGTGCGCACGGCGATCCTCGTCCCCTACGCCGTCATCACGGTCGTGTCCGCCTACGCGTGGCAGTACGCCTTCGGGCTGACGACGGGTTTCATGAACGTCGTGCTCGGCCTCGACGACTTCGACGTGTTCGCCAACAAGTGGAGCGCGCTGGCGGTCATCTGCCTCTCGGAGATCTGGAAGACCACGCCGTTCATCTCCCTGCTGCTGCTCGCCGGTCTGGCGCAGGTCCCCTCGGACATGACCGAGGCGGCCAAGGTCGACGGCGCGACGGCGTGGGAACGGCTGTGGAAGGTGACGCTGCCGAACATGAAGGCGTCGATCATGGTGGCCCTGCTGTTCCGCGCGCTCGACGCGTTCCGCATCTTCGACAACGTCTACATCATGACCAAGGGTGCGGCGGGGACCGAGACGGTCTCCTCCCTGGCCTACAACCAGACGATCTCCCGCCTGGAGATCGGGCTGGGGTCGGCGGTCTCGGTGCTGCTGTTCGTGTGCGTCCTGGCGATCTGCTTCATCGCCATCAAGGTGTTCAAGGTCGACCTGGCCCGGGCGAGAGGTGAAGGCTGA